Proteins co-encoded in one Microcebus murinus isolate Inina chromosome 5, M.murinus_Inina_mat1.0, whole genome shotgun sequence genomic window:
- the LOC142870958 gene encoding small ribosomal subunit protein eS6-like encodes MKLNISFPATGCQKLIEVDDERKLRTFYEKRMATEVAADALGEEWKGYVVRISGGNDKQGFPMKQGVLTHGRVRLLLSKGHSCYRPRRTGERKRKSVRGCIVDANLSVLNLVIVKKGEKDIPGLTDTTVPRRLGPKRASRIRKLFNLSKEDDVRQYVVRKPLNKEGKKPRTKAPKIQRLVTPRVLQHKRRRIALKKQRTKKNKEEAAEYAKLLAKRMKEAKEKHQEQIAKRRRLSSLRASTSKSESSQK; translated from the coding sequence ATGAAGCTGAATATCTCCTTCCCAGCCACTGGCTGCCAGAAACTCATTGAAGTGGACGATGAACGCAAACTTCGTACTTTCTATGAGAAGCGTATGGCCACGGAAGTTGCTGCCGACGCTCTGGGTGAAGAATGGAAGGGTTATGTGGTCCGAATCAGTGGTGGGAACGACAAGCAAGGTTTCCCCATGAAGCAGGGTGTCTTGACCCATGGCCGTGTTCGCCTGCTACTGAGTAAGGGGCATTCCTGTTACAGACCAAGGAGAACTGGAGAACGAAAGCGCAAATCTGTTCGTGGTTGTATTGTGGATGCCAACCTGAGTGTTCTCAACTTGGTTATtgtaaaaaaaggagagaaggatatCCCTGGACTGACTGATACTACAGTACCTCGTCGTCTGGGGCCCAAAAGAGCTAGCAGAATCCGCAAACTCTTCAATCTGTCTAAAGAAGATGATGTTCGCCagtatgttgtgaggaagcccttaaataaagaaggtaagaaaCCTAGGACCAAAGCACCCAAGATTCAGCGACTTGTAACTCCACGTGTCCTGCAACATAAACGCCGGCGTATTGCTCTGAAGAAGCAGCgcactaagaaaaataaggaagaggctgcagaataTGCTAAACTTTTGGCTAAGAGAATGAAGGAGGCCAAAGAAAAGCACCAGGAACAGATTGCCAAGAGACGTAGGCTGTCCTCTCTGAGAGCATCTACTTCTAAGTCTGAGTCGagccaaaaataa